The proteins below come from a single bacterium genomic window:
- the flgA gene encoding flagellar basal body P-ring formation chaperone FlgA has product MIINKLLKIFFFTGLFVFLFSSISLALTTIELKENVCLTGKEIFLKDIANLSNTSVDNIYIGQAPLPDRKRYITQEYVKLKILQAKIKEEDFNLIGATKIEITSSSQKLDVEKITKIAQEYILTNLNTTARIEIESFQIPKGVILPAGNVEYEIENTPILKNQVYLPVTIKVNGTKYKTIRLGFKIHRFANVVIAAKPLLQHHILTPVDIEIQEREITNINPAAIEDVIGKRLKSPLTQGKILTYNLIETPPLIKRGDAVMIKKEIGALIVQAKGIAREDGRLGDEIQVKNVDSDKTINSIVEDSRTVVAK; this is encoded by the coding sequence ATGATAATTAATAAGTTATTGAAGATATTCTTTTTTACCGGGCTATTTGTCTTTTTGTTTTCCAGTATCTCGCTTGCCTTAACTACGATTGAATTGAAAGAAAATGTTTGCCTGACAGGTAAGGAGATATTTCTAAAGGACATTGCTAACTTAAGCAATACATCTGTAGATAACATCTATATTGGTCAGGCACCTTTGCCTGATAGAAAAAGGTATATTACTCAGGAGTATGTTAAGTTAAAAATTTTGCAAGCAAAGATTAAAGAGGAAGATTTTAATCTTATTGGAGCGACAAAGATAGAAATAACAAGTTCTTCTCAAAAATTGGATGTTGAAAAGATAACAAAAATAGCTCAAGAGTATATCCTGACTAATCTTAATACGACTGCTCGAATAGAAATAGAATCATTCCAGATTCCAAAAGGTGTTATTTTACCTGCTGGAAATGTAGAATATGAGATTGAAAATACCCCAATCTTAAAGAATCAGGTATATCTCCCGGTGACCATCAAGGTAAATGGGACAAAATATAAAACGATTAGATTGGGATTCAAAATTCATCGCTTTGCAAATGTTGTAATAGCGGCTAAACCATTGTTACAACATCATATTTTAACGCCAGTGGACATAGAAATCCAGGAAAGAGAGATAACGAATATTAATCCTGCGGCGATAGAAGATGTCATTGGAAAAAGATTGAAAAGTCCGCTGACACAAGGGAAAATATTAACTTATAATTTAATCGAAACTCCTCCTTTAATTAAACGAGGAGATGCGGTTATGATAAAAAAAGAGATTGGAGCACTTATCGTCCAGGCAAAAGGAATAGCCAGAGAAGATGGAAGATTAGGAGATGAAATTCAAGTAAAAAATGTGGATTCGGATAAGACAATTAACAGTATCGTTGAGGATAGTAGAACAGTTGTGGCGAAGTAG
- a CDS encoding flagellar basal body L-ring protein FlgH, producing MKIKDKLYVILILFIGVFSWIRAYETEAESLWAKSSQESLYVDHKAKKIGDIITVLVVESSSAMQKSSTKKSKDAELSGGPTTVEKGKKNLLSFIPYFGAKGKSKYKGDADTSRSGILKANLTAQVINVLPNGNLAIEGSKKLLINNEEQILTVSGVIRPEDIEADNSILSTYILDASIKYKGGTSLSDKEKPGLITRVLTKIVNVLF from the coding sequence ATGAAAATAAAAGATAAACTTTATGTTATTCTTATTCTCTTTATTGGTGTTTTTTCCTGGATTAGGGCTTATGAAACTGAGGCAGAATCACTCTGGGCAAAAAGCAGCCAGGAAAGTTTATATGTTGACCATAAGGCGAAAAAAATAGGAGATATAATCACAGTTCTTGTCGTTGAGTCATCTTCAGCGATGCAGAAGAGCTCAACTAAAAAATCTAAAGATGCCGAACTTTCTGGCGGCCCAACAACTGTGGAAAAGGGTAAAAAGAATCTGTTATCTTTTATACCTTACTTTGGCGCCAAAGGAAAAAGTAAATATAAAGGCGATGCCGATACAAGTCGCTCTGGCATTTTAAAGGCAAATCTGACGGCTCAAGTTATAAATGTTTTACCTAATGGAAATTTAGCCATAGAGGGAAGTAAGAAATTACTTATTAATAACGAAGAACAAATATTAACCGTGTCGGGAGTAATTAGACCAGAAGATATTGAGGCAGATAATTCTATTCTCTCAACCTATATTTTAGATGCCTCAATTAAATATAAAGGTGGAACCAGCCTGTCAGATAAGGAAAAACCAGGACTTATCACCCGGGTATTGACGAAAATAGTTAATGTTTTATTTTAA
- a CDS encoding four helix bundle protein, which produces MVQQMCRAAVSIPANIAEGFKKLNYLPDFQSIWDISEEVSRMLIGLIKSIKSIIG; this is translated from the coding sequence TTGGTGCAACAGATGTGCAGAGCGGCTGTTTCTATCCCAGCAAATATTGCAGAAGGTTTTAAGAAACTTAATTATCTGCCAGATTTTCAATCCATTTGGGATATATCTGAAGAAGTGAGTAGGATGCTTATAGGTTTAATCAAATCAATTAAGAGTATAATAGGATGA